In one Spirosoma rigui genomic region, the following are encoded:
- a CDS encoding alpha-ketoacid dehydrogenase subunit alpha/beta, translated as MIANEQLRATDILSREKILSDYRLACESRQASLLGRRDVMGGRAKFGIFGDGKELAQLAAARAFDRGDFRSGYYRDQTFVAALGELRWSEFFAQLYAHTDLAADPNTAGRSMNGHFATRWLDDQGQWRNQTELYNSVCDIAPTAGQLPRAIGLAYASKLFRNNHALDGMTNFSRQGNEIVFGTIGDASTSQGMFWESMNAAGVLQIPLLMSVWDDGYGISVPVEYQTTKGSISKALAGFQRDTYDKGFEIFTVKGWDYVALLETYQQAAHICRTQHVPVLVHVQELTQPQGHSTSGSHERYKSKERLAWEAQHDCNLTFRQWILENGYATNEELESIEADAKEVAKKARISAWNAYQQSMKGDFDEAVDLLQQAARHNAKSADLMAIREELRKTPTPLRRDAVTAIRKAIRLLRTDTGTAPQLLRHWLTKTNTENEDRFSSYLYSQSPESPMLVEGVPAHYADDAPVLDGYLLMQHYFDSLFARDARLVALGEDVGQIGDVNQGFAGLQEKYGEIRITDTGIRETTIIGQGIGMAMRGLRPIVEIQYFDYIYYALATLTDDLATLHYRTKGGQKAPLIVRTRGHRLEGIWHSGSPMGTMISSLRGIHVLVPRNMTQAAGFYNTLLKGDDPGLIIESLNGYRLKEKLPDNLNEFCVPLGVPEILREGTDVTVITYGSMCRIVVEAAGQLAQIGISIEVIDVQTLLPFDVHHRLVDSIKKTNRVLFADEDVPGGASAYMMQQVVETQNAYRYLDSAPRTLSAKAHRPPYGSDGDYFSKPSVDDVVETVYAIMSETEPARFPTL; from the coding sequence GTGATAGCAAACGAACAACTCCGCGCGACAGATATCTTATCTCGCGAAAAAATCCTATCTGACTACCGGCTGGCCTGCGAAAGTCGACAGGCGAGTTTGTTGGGTAGGCGTGATGTAATGGGCGGACGTGCCAAATTCGGCATTTTCGGCGATGGCAAGGAACTGGCTCAGCTGGCAGCCGCCCGTGCTTTTGACCGGGGCGATTTCCGGTCGGGCTACTACCGTGACCAGACGTTCGTGGCCGCTCTGGGCGAGTTACGCTGGTCCGAATTTTTTGCCCAACTCTACGCACATACTGATTTAGCGGCCGACCCCAACACCGCCGGACGTTCCATGAACGGCCATTTTGCCACCCGCTGGCTCGATGACCAGGGGCAGTGGCGTAACCAAACCGAACTCTATAACTCTGTCTGTGATATTGCGCCTACCGCTGGTCAGTTGCCCCGCGCCATTGGCCTTGCTTACGCGTCCAAACTCTTCCGGAATAACCATGCCCTGGACGGTATGACCAACTTTTCCCGGCAGGGAAACGAGATTGTCTTCGGCACCATCGGTGACGCATCAACGTCGCAGGGTATGTTCTGGGAGTCCATGAACGCAGCCGGCGTATTGCAAATTCCGCTGCTGATGTCGGTCTGGGATGATGGATATGGCATCTCGGTGCCCGTTGAGTACCAGACCACCAAAGGCAGTATTTCCAAGGCGCTGGCCGGTTTTCAACGGGATACCTACGACAAAGGCTTCGAGATTTTTACGGTGAAAGGCTGGGACTACGTAGCCCTGCTGGAAACTTACCAGCAGGCCGCCCACATTTGCCGCACCCAACACGTTCCGGTGCTGGTACACGTTCAGGAATTGACCCAACCCCAGGGACACTCTACGTCGGGTTCGCACGAACGGTATAAGTCGAAGGAGCGCCTGGCGTGGGAAGCCCAGCACGACTGCAACCTCACCTTCCGGCAGTGGATACTCGAGAATGGGTATGCCACCAACGAAGAACTGGAATCTATCGAAGCGGACGCCAAAGAAGTGGCCAAGAAAGCCCGCATCAGTGCCTGGAATGCGTATCAGCAATCTATGAAGGGCGATTTTGACGAGGCTGTTGACCTGCTTCAGCAGGCCGCCCGGCACAATGCCAAATCGGCCGATCTGATGGCTATTCGGGAGGAGTTACGCAAAACCCCGACACCTCTGCGCCGGGATGCCGTAACGGCCATTCGCAAAGCCATCCGGCTGCTTCGTACCGATACCGGCACGGCCCCCCAGCTGCTTCGCCACTGGCTCACCAAGACGAACACCGAGAACGAAGATCGATTTAGCTCCTACCTCTACAGCCAGTCGCCGGAGTCCCCCATGCTCGTTGAGGGCGTGCCAGCTCATTACGCCGACGACGCGCCCGTACTGGATGGCTATCTGCTCATGCAACATTACTTCGATAGCCTGTTTGCCCGCGATGCCCGCCTGGTAGCATTGGGAGAAGACGTAGGACAGATTGGCGACGTAAACCAGGGCTTCGCCGGCCTTCAGGAGAAATACGGCGAAATTCGCATCACTGACACCGGCATTCGGGAGACCACGATTATTGGACAGGGGATCGGCATGGCCATGCGCGGACTCCGCCCCATTGTCGAAATTCAGTACTTCGATTATATCTACTACGCCTTGGCTACCCTCACGGATGATCTGGCAACGTTGCATTACAGAACCAAAGGTGGGCAAAAAGCGCCCCTTATTGTGCGGACCCGCGGGCACCGGCTGGAGGGGATCTGGCACTCGGGCTCGCCCATGGGCACTATGATCAGCAGCCTGCGGGGTATTCATGTGCTGGTGCCCCGTAACATGACTCAAGCCGCAGGCTTCTACAATACATTACTCAAAGGTGACGATCCAGGCCTGATCATTGAATCGCTGAACGGCTACCGGCTGAAAGAGAAGCTGCCTGACAACCTCAATGAGTTCTGCGTGCCGCTGGGTGTTCCCGAAATTTTGCGCGAAGGAACCGATGTGACCGTCATCACCTACGGCTCCATGTGCCGGATCGTGGTTGAGGCCGCCGGGCAACTGGCCCAGATCGGCATTAGCATTGAAGTCATTGACGTACAGACGCTATTGCCCTTCGACGTGCACCATAGGCTGGTCGATTCCATCAAAAAAACGAATCGGGTGCTGTTTGCCGATGAAGATGTGCCGGGTGGAGCATCGGCCTACATGATGCAGCAGGTGGTCGAGACTCAGAATGCCTACCGGTATCTGGACTCGGCACCCCGAACGCTGTCAGCGAAGGCGCACCGGCCGCCCTACGGCTCCGACGGGGATTATTTCTCGAAACCCAGCGTTGACGACGTAGTCGAAACGGTTTACGCCATCATGAGCGAAACTGAGCCAGCGCGGTTTCCAACATTATAG
- a CDS encoding DUF1573 domain-containing protein, with protein sequence MKTIFSLFVALFVFVSAGYAQKGVMKFAKETHDFGKIEQGKPVTHVFEFKNTGSDPVVINDAQASCGCTKPSWTREPIMPGKTGSVSATFNAAAAGQFTKTVTVTSNAEGGQTVLYLKGEVVAQGAAATAESPASKAPKKSTKTSR encoded by the coding sequence ATGAAAACTATTTTTTCACTATTCGTAGCTTTATTTGTGTTCGTCTCAGCTGGCTACGCCCAAAAAGGAGTCATGAAGTTCGCCAAAGAAACGCATGACTTCGGAAAAATCGAGCAAGGTAAGCCAGTGACGCATGTATTCGAGTTCAAGAACACAGGCTCGGATCCCGTTGTCATCAACGATGCGCAGGCTTCCTGCGGATGCACCAAGCCAAGCTGGACGCGTGAGCCAATCATGCCGGGCAAGACGGGTAGTGTTTCGGCTACGTTCAATGCCGCTGCTGCTGGTCAGTTCACCAAGACGGTAACCGTAACCAGCAATGCTGAAGGTGGTCAGACGGTTTTGTACCTGAAAGGTGAAGTAGTTGCTCAGGGTGCTGCTGCAACGGCTGAATCGCCAGCGTCGAAAGCGCCAAAGAAAAGCACCAAAACGTCGCGTTAA
- a CDS encoding prohibitin family protein, whose protein sequence is MFLLVIGILALAAGFAINTPALAFSRFSRPVKAVGLVLILIGLLTSSVRQIDAGQVGVVSLFGNVSDQPINAGLSLVNPLANVTKFDIKTQNYTMSATHNEGQQVGDDAIRVLTADGLEVVIDLTVLYRVIPADAPRILREIGPDYTDKVVRPITRTRIRDNAVYYDAVALYSTRRDEFQGRIYNTIETDFKKRGLLLEQLLIRNIDLPASVKKTIESKINAEQDSQKMQFVLAKERQEAERKRVEAQGIADYQKILSTGLSDKQLQYEQIKAQRELAASPNAKIVIMGSRGNVPLILSDK, encoded by the coding sequence ATGTTCCTTCTTGTCATTGGTATTTTGGCGCTTGCCGCCGGATTTGCCATCAATACGCCTGCACTGGCGTTTTCGCGCTTTTCGCGCCCCGTTAAAGCCGTTGGGCTTGTATTGATCCTTATTGGCTTGCTCACATCCAGCGTCCGGCAGATCGACGCGGGCCAGGTTGGCGTTGTGTCACTTTTCGGTAATGTCAGCGATCAACCCATCAACGCGGGACTGAGCCTGGTCAATCCGCTGGCCAACGTGACGAAGTTTGACATAAAGACTCAGAATTATACCATGTCGGCTACCCATAACGAAGGCCAGCAGGTGGGCGACGATGCCATCCGGGTATTGACCGCCGATGGACTGGAAGTAGTCATTGACCTGACCGTGCTTTACCGGGTCATACCCGCCGATGCACCCCGGATTCTGCGGGAAATAGGCCCAGACTATACCGACAAGGTGGTGCGGCCAATCACCCGCACCCGCATTCGTGACAATGCCGTATACTACGATGCGGTGGCCCTGTACTCAACCCGTCGCGACGAGTTTCAGGGTCGTATTTATAACACCATTGAAACAGATTTCAAGAAAAGGGGGCTGTTGCTGGAGCAGCTGCTGATTCGGAATATTGACCTGCCGGCATCAGTTAAGAAAACCATCGAGTCCAAGATCAATGCCGAACAGGATTCGCAGAAAATGCAGTTTGTACTGGCCAAAGAGCGCCAGGAGGCCGAACGGAAGCGGGTAGAAGCGCAGGGTATTGCCGATTACCAGAAAATCCTGTCGACGGGGTTAAGCGACAAGCAGCTTCAGTACGAGCAAATCAAGGCCCAGCGGGAACTGGCCGCATCGCCCAATGCGAAAATCGTGATTATGGGGAGCCGGGGTAACGTACCGTTGATTTTGAGCGATAAGTAA
- a CDS encoding YbjQ family protein, whose protein sequence is MKRNRFVWVLCVSAGLWTGCFRPIVYLQNHPNYPVDVFYANERPERPFIPLQDLETKGELALADRQTANRRMVSRGNNMQQKEVLLARLTMEAKKLGADALVDVQYKYYTSIANDGYVMTGLAVKYRKEN, encoded by the coding sequence ATGAAACGGAACCGATTTGTGTGGGTATTGTGCGTAAGTGCGGGTTTGTGGACAGGCTGCTTCAGGCCCATTGTTTACCTGCAGAACCACCCCAACTACCCGGTCGACGTTTTTTACGCCAACGAACGGCCCGAACGGCCGTTTATACCGCTTCAGGACCTGGAAACGAAGGGTGAGCTTGCCCTGGCCGACCGACAGACAGCGAACCGACGGATGGTGAGCCGGGGAAACAATATGCAGCAAAAGGAAGTATTGCTGGCCCGCCTGACCATGGAAGCCAAGAAGCTCGGTGCCGACGCGCTGGTAGATGTGCAGTACAAATACTACACCTCAATAGCCAACGATGGCTACGTAATGACCGGTCTGGCGGTTAAGTATCGAAAAGAGAATTAA
- a CDS encoding DUF4834 domain-containing protein yields MKYILIITLIIMFVPPIRRFVFQLLVGRQLVKEQRRQAEAFRKRREGEVRVENRPGKSSDSAYRGGEYVDYEEIK; encoded by the coding sequence ATGAAGTATATTCTGATCATTACCCTCATCATCATGTTCGTACCCCCAATCCGGCGGTTTGTTTTCCAGCTGTTGGTTGGTCGGCAGTTGGTGAAGGAACAAAGACGCCAGGCCGAGGCATTCCGCAAACGCCGTGAGGGCGAAGTGCGGGTAGAAAATCGCCCCGGAAAAAGCAGCGACTCGGCTTACCGGGGTGGCGAGTACGTTGATTACGAAGAAATTAAGTAG
- a CDS encoding M28 family peptidase has product MQAKPILAFLTGLALATTTQAQPRPAARKAPPRPNAETAATTFPEFSISRAEVESQTRFLASDELQGRRTGELGNQIAARYIAEQFRSLGLKPAAQTDGQPSYLQTIRLERVKAATSATLLVGADTLRLGKELAVMSGGAANVSGEPIYAGYGLTDGDDGYKGRDVKGRIVIVQGGSPDAKGPSEIFRASNSKRKLATDKGAAALIELYSESIPWGFVNQYFSREQVSIPTTTSGTAPVAHLWINNANNKYKQLKEAGLSVTLRTSGRVRSSAPSANVAGIIEGTDPKLKDEFVVLSAHFDHIGVGKQSGTPYQPEDSIFNGARDNAFGTVSILTAAKALALQRPKRSVLVLALTGEEVGLLGSSYYAEHPLVPLKQTVFDLNTDGAGYNDTTIISVVGLERTGAKSEIEAAAKAFGLGVFAEPAPEQGLFDRSDNVSFAAKGIPAPTFTPGFKSFDEAIGKYYHQAIDNPESLDYGYVLRFCQVYAHAARLIANRATRPQWSPGDKYEAAGKALYGQ; this is encoded by the coding sequence ATGCAAGCGAAACCCATATTGGCTTTTTTGACGGGCCTGGCACTAGCCACCACAACGCAGGCACAACCCCGGCCCGCAGCCCGCAAAGCCCCGCCCCGTCCCAATGCCGAGACGGCGGCTACTACGTTCCCTGAATTTTCAATCTCCCGCGCCGAAGTCGAGAGCCAAACGCGCTTCCTGGCATCCGATGAGTTGCAGGGACGCCGGACGGGGGAGTTGGGGAACCAGATTGCCGCCCGGTATATCGCGGAACAGTTCCGATCATTGGGTCTGAAACCAGCCGCCCAAACCGATGGCCAGCCCAGCTATCTGCAAACCATTAGGCTGGAACGGGTGAAAGCAGCTACTTCAGCCACGCTGCTGGTTGGCGCCGATACGCTGCGGCTGGGTAAAGAGCTGGCCGTTATGAGCGGGGGCGCGGCCAACGTATCGGGCGAGCCGATTTATGCGGGCTATGGCCTGACCGACGGTGACGACGGCTACAAAGGACGTGACGTAAAGGGCAGGATCGTTATTGTGCAGGGTGGCTCGCCAGACGCCAAAGGACCGAGTGAAATATTCAGAGCATCGAATAGCAAACGCAAACTGGCCACCGACAAAGGAGCCGCGGCCCTGATTGAGCTGTACAGTGAATCTATTCCCTGGGGTTTCGTCAATCAGTATTTCAGCCGGGAGCAGGTCAGTATCCCCACCACCACTAGCGGCACCGCCCCCGTTGCTCACCTGTGGATCAATAACGCCAACAATAAATACAAGCAATTGAAAGAAGCCGGTCTGTCCGTTACCCTCCGAACATCGGGCCGGGTTCGGTCATCGGCACCATCGGCCAACGTAGCCGGTATCATCGAAGGTACCGACCCCAAACTAAAGGATGAATTCGTTGTCCTGTCGGCCCACTTCGACCACATTGGCGTTGGTAAGCAATCCGGAACTCCTTACCAGCCCGAAGACAGCATCTTCAACGGCGCGCGGGATAATGCCTTCGGAACCGTATCGATTCTGACAGCCGCCAAAGCGCTCGCGCTGCAACGGCCCAAGCGGTCGGTACTGGTGCTGGCCCTTACGGGTGAAGAAGTGGGCCTGCTGGGCAGCAGCTATTATGCCGAACACCCGTTGGTCCCGCTAAAGCAAACCGTTTTCGACCTCAACACCGATGGTGCGGGGTATAATGATACTACGATCATCTCGGTTGTGGGTTTGGAACGGACCGGTGCTAAGTCCGAAATTGAAGCAGCTGCCAAAGCATTCGGCCTGGGTGTATTTGCCGAGCCAGCTCCTGAGCAAGGCCTTTTCGATCGCTCTGACAACGTTAGTTTTGCGGCCAAAGGCATTCCGGCGCCTACGTTTACACCCGGCTTTAAATCGTTCGACGAAGCCATTGGCAAATACTACCATCAGGCCATCGATAATCCCGAATCGCTGGATTATGGGTACGTTCTTCGTTTCTGCCAGGTCTACGCGCACGCTGCCCGACTGATTGCCAACCGGGCAACACGTCCGCAATGGTCGCCCGGTGATAAGTATGAAGCAGCCGGAAAAGCATTATACGGACAGTAG
- a CDS encoding LysR family transcriptional regulator has product MLDFRLTVFYTVAKRLNFTKAAAELFVTQPAVTKHIQELESQFGTALFDRRGNQVSLTAAGSLLLRHAETIMATYRQLEFDMNALKGEPGGTLRLGASTTVAQYVIPPVLARFHEQSAEVSISLLNGNTQQIEQALLNNDIDLGLVEGRTHHSDIRYTSFVKDELVLVCRPDHPLAGRDEITLDELSTIPILLRERGSGSLEVVEHALRGAGLRLTDLTIEMQLGSTESIKSYLSNSRCMAFVSLFAVQNELQAGTFNVLDVHGLTIRRDFYSIQLQGMSEGLADTFMRFARQYYKRR; this is encoded by the coding sequence ATGCTCGACTTCCGACTGACCGTTTTTTACACCGTTGCCAAACGGCTCAATTTTACTAAAGCAGCGGCCGAACTGTTTGTGACGCAGCCGGCCGTTACCAAACACATTCAGGAGCTAGAAAGCCAGTTTGGTACGGCCCTGTTCGACCGGCGCGGCAACCAGGTAAGCCTGACAGCGGCCGGTAGCCTCTTGCTGCGTCATGCCGAAACCATTATGGCTACCTACCGGCAGCTGGAATTCGACATGAATGCGCTCAAGGGCGAACCGGGAGGAACCCTCCGACTGGGTGCCAGCACGACCGTAGCGCAGTATGTGATCCCACCCGTGCTGGCCCGCTTCCACGAACAGTCGGCCGAAGTGTCGATCTCGCTGCTGAACGGAAATACCCAGCAAATCGAGCAGGCTTTGCTTAACAACGACATCGACCTGGGGCTGGTAGAAGGCCGTACTCACCACAGCGACATTCGGTACACATCGTTTGTGAAAGACGAACTCGTTCTGGTTTGCCGTCCCGACCACCCGCTGGCAGGCCGCGATGAAATTACCCTCGACGAGTTGAGTACCATTCCGATCCTGCTCCGCGAACGGGGTTCGGGTTCGCTCGAAGTCGTCGAGCATGCGCTGCGGGGGGCCGGACTGCGGCTTACCGACCTCACCATCGAAATGCAGCTGGGCAGCACCGAAAGTATTAAATCGTACCTCTCCAATTCACGCTGCATGGCTTTCGTGTCGCTGTTTGCGGTTCAGAACGAGTTGCAGGCAGGTACCTTCAACGTACTCGATGTGCACGGGCTCACCATTCGGCGCGATTTCTACTCTATTCAGTTGCAGGGGATGAGCGAAGGCCTGGCGGATACGTTCATGCGCTTTGCCCGTCAATACTACAAACGTCGCTGA
- a CDS encoding polysaccharide biosynthesis protein, which translates to MMIRLLLAKLIDRFAPRLLVLLVDLTVTVFAFCCAWTLRFNFALDFSTWHWPHLAGLLACRWLLFLIIRPFAGVIRHTGIEDAMLVIMAVTYSSLLAVTGSLALKYLFDDPSIYIPASILAIEYFISVVLLVGIRFAIRQTYQLLVSSSARNPQAVLLYGAGAMGIYTKEVLLRDRKRNYRIVGFIDDNPAKVQKTVQGIRVYSPHECAHTFFQSAHKPEVILAIEGLTTARRNEIARFLLQYQVTLKLVPSAGDWIKGKLSPHQIRDIRIEDLLGRPAIRLDDAAIGRSVQGRVVLVTGAAGSIGSGLVRQLLAYGPRQIILLDQAESVLYELIFELNQTCTTSLLDTTLTAQIGDVTNANRMYRLFETHRPHLVFHAAAYKHVPLMEEHPYEAVNTNVIGTKVVADLAVLFGANTFVMISTDKAVNPTNVMGATKRLAELYVQSLSGTTTRFIVTRFGNVLSSNGSVVPLFKRQIEAGGPVTVTHPDIFRYFMTIPEACQLVLEAAAIGKGGEAFVFDMGKPVRIADLARQMIRLSGYEVDRDIALQFTGLRPGEKLYEELLNERESVLPTHHPKIKIARLQTLSSTLLHPAIYRLEQLLAIGDDAGLVRILKELIPEYISNNSPYSTLDQKNGVKNVSPMHTAELISPRTRVQAMIHQ; encoded by the coding sequence ATGATGATTCGTTTACTGCTGGCGAAGCTGATCGACCGATTTGCGCCCCGCTTACTGGTACTACTTGTCGATTTAACCGTCACCGTCTTTGCTTTCTGTTGCGCCTGGACCCTCCGTTTTAATTTCGCACTCGATTTTTCTACCTGGCACTGGCCACATCTGGCCGGGCTACTGGCCTGCCGCTGGTTGCTGTTTCTGATCATACGTCCCTTCGCGGGTGTCATCCGCCATACGGGCATCGAAGATGCCATGCTGGTTATTATGGCCGTGACTTACAGTAGTCTACTGGCCGTAACGGGATCGCTGGCGTTGAAATACCTGTTCGACGATCCATCGATTTACATTCCGGCCTCCATCCTGGCCATCGAATACTTCATTAGCGTGGTCCTGCTCGTTGGCATCCGGTTTGCTATCCGGCAGACCTACCAGTTATTGGTCAGCAGCTCGGCCCGCAATCCGCAGGCGGTGCTCCTCTACGGGGCCGGGGCAATGGGTATTTATACCAAAGAAGTCCTGCTGCGCGACCGCAAGCGGAATTACCGCATCGTTGGCTTCATTGACGATAACCCCGCCAAGGTGCAGAAAACCGTTCAGGGTATTCGCGTGTATTCGCCCCACGAATGCGCACACACCTTTTTCCAGTCGGCCCACAAGCCCGAAGTTATTCTGGCCATTGAAGGGCTGACCACCGCCCGCCGAAATGAGATTGCCCGCTTTCTGCTCCAGTACCAGGTCACCCTGAAGCTCGTTCCCTCGGCGGGCGACTGGATAAAGGGTAAACTAAGTCCGCACCAGATTCGGGATATCCGCATTGAAGACCTGCTAGGGCGACCCGCTATCCGGTTAGATGATGCCGCCATTGGTCGGTCGGTGCAGGGGCGGGTGGTGCTGGTGACGGGTGCCGCGGGCTCTATTGGCAGCGGGCTGGTTCGCCAGTTACTCGCCTATGGCCCGCGCCAGATTATTCTGCTCGACCAGGCAGAATCAGTCCTGTATGAACTGATCTTTGAGTTGAACCAGACCTGCACGACATCGCTGCTGGATACAACGCTGACCGCTCAGATTGGCGACGTGACCAACGCAAACCGAATGTACCGGCTCTTTGAAACGCACCGGCCCCACCTGGTCTTTCACGCAGCAGCCTATAAACACGTTCCGTTGATGGAAGAACACCCATACGAGGCTGTGAACACCAATGTTATAGGGACGAAAGTAGTAGCAGACCTTGCTGTGTTATTTGGGGCTAACACCTTTGTCATGATCTCGACCGACAAGGCGGTTAACCCAACGAACGTCATGGGAGCTACCAAGCGGTTGGCCGAACTGTATGTGCAAAGCCTGTCCGGTACAACAACCCGGTTCATTGTAACCCGTTTCGGCAACGTGCTGAGCTCCAACGGATCAGTAGTCCCGCTGTTTAAGCGGCAGATTGAAGCTGGCGGGCCAGTTACGGTTACGCACCCGGACATCTTCCGGTACTTCATGACCATTCCCGAAGCCTGCCAGCTCGTCCTCGAAGCAGCAGCCATAGGTAAAGGGGGCGAAGCGTTTGTGTTCGACATGGGGAAGCCGGTACGCATCGCCGACCTGGCCCGGCAAATGATCCGGCTCTCAGGCTACGAAGTCGACCGGGACATCGCGCTCCAGTTCACGGGACTTCGGCCGGGCGAAAAGTTGTACGAAGAGTTACTAAACGAGCGCGAATCGGTGTTGCCGACGCACCATCCCAAAATCAAAATAGCACGCCTGCAAACCCTTTCCTCCACACTGCTGCATCCGGCAATCTACCGGCTCGAGCAACTCCTGGCAATTGGCGATGACGCGGGGCTGGTACGGATTCTGAAAGAACTTATTCCCGAGTACATCAGCAACAATTCCCCCTATTCGACTCTCGACCAAAAAAATGGCGTCAAGAATGTGTCGCCTATGCATACTGCTGAGCTGATAAGTCCCCGAACACGTGTTCAGGCGATGATTCATCAGTAA
- a CDS encoding DUF2480 family protein has translation METEIINRVAGSGLVSLDLETYYHPGERVVYDLKDNLFMGLILKEKDFRAFLKEHNWSQYTGKNVAITCTEDAIVPTWAYMLLTLHLQPYAHTVVYGTLADLDEKLYFDAIAAINPEDYRDARVVVKGCSKVPVPVAAYVELTRLLKPVVQSLLFGEPCSTVPLYKRPR, from the coding sequence ATGGAAACTGAAATTATCAACCGGGTGGCGGGCAGCGGGCTCGTGTCGCTCGATCTTGAAACGTATTACCATCCCGGCGAGCGCGTTGTTTATGACCTAAAAGACAACCTGTTTATGGGTTTGATTCTTAAGGAGAAAGACTTCCGGGCGTTTCTTAAGGAACACAACTGGAGCCAGTACACGGGCAAGAACGTAGCGATCACCTGCACCGAAGACGCTATTGTGCCTACCTGGGCTTACATGCTCCTCACGCTGCACCTTCAGCCGTATGCCCATACAGTTGTGTACGGCACGTTGGCCGATCTCGACGAGAAACTATACTTCGACGCCATTGCCGCCATCAATCCGGAGGACTATCGTGATGCCCGTGTGGTGGTGAAAGGCTGCTCCAAAGTGCCAGTACCCGTAGCGGCTTACGTTGAATTGACGCGGCTGCTGAAACCGGTTGTGCAAAGCCTGCTGTTCGGTGAACCCTGCAGTACGGTCCCGCTTTATAAACGTCCCCGGTAA
- the dnaN gene encoding DNA polymerase III subunit beta, with protein MKFIVSSSVLLKNLQNINGVVATNPIVPILENFLFRIEDGTLTVTASDLQTTMTTQIPVEASENGAIAIPAKLLLDTLRSLPEQPVTINIDTETFGTEILTDNGRYKLSGENPIDFPKLPTVSKTMSVEMTSDVLLGAINNTVFATSTDDLRPAMTGVYLQLSDDNATFVATDGHRLIRYRRTDLGSGPSSVSASTSLIIPRKALQLLKASLPENVSVVAEFSQANASFTFGPTQLICRLIDERFPDYENAIPTNNPNVMTIGRTDLLNSLKRIMIYANRTTHQIRLSLKANSLTISAEDLDYSNEANEKLLCDYDGDPMEIGFNAKLMAEVLSNLSAKMITLEMSAPNRAGLLIPADKEENEDILMLVMPVMLNTYA; from the coding sequence ATGAAATTCATAGTTTCCTCGTCTGTTCTGCTCAAAAACCTCCAGAATATAAATGGCGTTGTGGCTACCAATCCCATTGTGCCCATTCTCGAAAATTTCCTGTTTCGGATCGAAGACGGGACTCTGACGGTGACCGCGTCGGATCTGCAAACGACGATGACGACGCAGATTCCGGTCGAAGCCAGTGAGAACGGAGCCATTGCTATCCCGGCCAAATTGCTGCTGGACACGCTCCGTAGCCTGCCCGAACAGCCCGTAACCATAAACATCGACACCGAAACCTTCGGTACGGAAATCCTGACCGATAACGGTCGTTATAAGCTCTCGGGCGAAAACCCCATCGACTTCCCCAAACTGCCAACGGTCAGCAAAACGATGTCGGTAGAAATGACGTCCGATGTGCTGCTCGGTGCAATCAACAACACCGTTTTTGCTACCAGCACCGACGATCTGCGGCCTGCAATGACGGGGGTGTATCTGCAACTGAGCGACGATAACGCGACGTTCGTGGCGACCGACGGACACCGGCTTATCCGGTACCGGCGTACCGACCTGGGCAGTGGCCCATCGTCGGTATCGGCCAGTACGTCGCTCATCATTCCGCGCAAGGCGCTGCAATTGCTCAAGGCGTCCCTGCCTGAGAATGTATCGGTCGTAGCCGAATTCAGCCAGGCTAACGCGTCGTTTACCTTCGGACCAACGCAGTTGATCTGCCGGCTGATCGACGAGCGATTCCCCGATTACGAGAACGCGATCCCAACCAACAACCCGAACGTAATGACCATTGGCCGGACCGATCTGCTCAACTCGCTGAAGCGGATCATGATCTACGCCAACCGGACAACCCACCAGATTCGGCTGTCGCTGAAAGCTAATTCGCTGACGATCTCGGCTGAAGACCTCGATTACTCCAATGAAGCCAATGAGAAGCTGCTCTGCGATTATGACGGCGACCCGATGGAGATTGGTTTCAACGCCAAACTAATGGCCGAAGTCCTGAGCAACCTCAGCGCTAAAATGATCACCCTGGAAATGTCGGCGCCGAACCGCGCGGGTCTGCTTATTCCCGCCGATAAGGAGGAGAACGAGGATATTCTGATGCTGGTGATGCCGGTCATGTTGAACACATACGCTTAA